Proteins encoded together in one Kutzneria kofuensis window:
- a CDS encoding polysaccharide deacetylase family protein produces the protein MRKVLIISAVVLLVLVGGGVGLYLLMNARTFQLFGGLTYRVDTEQKVVALTFDDGPSDKAPSIEKALSDLHVPATFFLIGSEIEKHPGVAEQLVAQGHQLANHSYTHTRMVFVGADFVASEIERTDALIRKAGYGGDIVFRPPYSKKLYQLPRYLSDHDRKTITWDVEPDSDAGDPASDDPNAIARTTLDQVRPGSIILLHPWNADHDADLAALPRIVDGLRAKGYRFVTVNELLAAH, from the coding sequence ATGCGCAAGGTGCTGATCATCTCCGCGGTGGTGCTGCTGGTGCTGGTCGGCGGCGGTGTCGGGCTGTACCTGCTGATGAACGCCCGCACGTTCCAGCTCTTCGGTGGCCTGACGTACCGGGTGGACACCGAGCAGAAGGTGGTCGCGCTGACCTTCGACGACGGCCCGTCCGACAAGGCCCCGTCGATCGAGAAGGCCCTGTCCGACCTGCACGTGCCGGCGACGTTCTTCCTCATCGGCTCGGAGATCGAGAAGCACCCGGGGGTGGCCGAGCAGCTGGTGGCGCAGGGCCACCAGCTGGCCAACCACTCGTACACGCACACCCGGATGGTGTTCGTCGGCGCCGATTTCGTGGCCTCGGAGATCGAACGCACCGATGCCCTGATCCGCAAGGCGGGCTACGGCGGCGACATCGTGTTCCGCCCGCCGTACAGCAAGAAGCTCTACCAGCTGCCGCGCTACCTGTCCGACCACGACCGGAAGACGATCACCTGGGACGTGGAGCCCGACTCCGACGCCGGCGACCCGGCCTCCGACGACCCCAACGCCATCGCGCGCACGACGCTGGACCAGGTGCGGCCGGGCTCGATCATCCTGCTGCACCCCTGGAACGCCGACCACGACGCCGACCTCGCCGCCCTGCCCCGCATCGTGGACGGCCTGCGCGCCAAGGGGTATCGGTTCGTCACGGTGAACGAACTGCTGGCCGCCCACTGA
- a CDS encoding PPOX class F420-dependent oxidoreductase, translating into MELDEDTRALLDGKNFATVATLDGDGGPHTSVVWIARDGDAVLFSVTAKRQKARNLARDPRISLTVFDVANPYHSVDIRGTAELIEDPEKSLPRRLSQKYLGEDPRPEPAELRRLIVRVTPHKVTGFSV; encoded by the coding sequence ATGGAACTCGACGAGGACACGCGCGCTCTGCTGGACGGCAAGAACTTCGCCACCGTCGCCACGCTCGACGGCGACGGTGGCCCGCACACCTCCGTCGTGTGGATCGCGCGCGACGGTGACGCCGTGCTGTTCTCCGTCACGGCGAAGCGCCAGAAGGCCCGCAACCTCGCCCGCGATCCCCGGATCAGCCTGACTGTCTTCGACGTCGCGAACCCGTACCACTCCGTCGACATCCGCGGCACCGCCGAGCTGATCGAGGACCCCGAGAAGTCCCTGCCCCGCAGGCTCTCCCAGAAGTATCTCGGCGAGGACCCGCGGCCCGAGCCGGCCGAGCTGCGGCGCCTGATCGTGCGGGTGACCCCGCACAAGGTCACCGGCTTCTCCGTCTGA
- a CDS encoding NADH-quinone oxidoreductase subunit B — translation MTTTTSTVRLNWGTRYEVTVLDLGLACCGVEVMAALHGRGDDAPEPVPAGAPEVAHVLVVSGTVTDVMLPAVLASYEAMPEPKYVLSVGACSNTGGPYWDSYCVTKGIDQMLPVDVAVPGCPPRPEALLDGLRALHRMVTS, via the coding sequence GTGACCACGACGACGTCGACCGTTCGGCTCAACTGGGGCACCCGGTACGAGGTGACGGTGCTCGACCTGGGACTGGCCTGCTGCGGCGTCGAGGTGATGGCCGCGCTGCACGGCCGCGGGGACGACGCCCCGGAACCGGTGCCGGCGGGTGCCCCCGAGGTGGCGCACGTGCTCGTGGTGTCCGGAACCGTTACCGACGTGATGCTGCCGGCGGTCCTCGCGAGCTACGAGGCGATGCCCGAGCCGAAGTACGTGCTCTCGGTCGGCGCATGCAGCAACACCGGCGGCCCGTACTGGGATTCCTACTGCGTCACCAAGGGAATCGACCAGATGTTGCCGGTCGACGTCGCCGTTCCCGGCTGCCCGCCGCGCCCCGAGGCGCTGCTGGACGGGCTGCGGG